One genomic segment of Amycolatopsis granulosa includes these proteins:
- a CDS encoding transglycosylase domain-containing protein, which produces MRLSRGVPRLLAYCAVAGLLVAGVVAPVALGAGVLSNQVADSVNGISAALANSEQPLVTTVTDRDGNPIATLYDQYRLPVTANQISPAMKAAIVSIEDRRFYDEGGVDVKGMVRAALHDSSGGSTQGGSTITQQYVKNYLINVVDRNNRADQLADQADTIARKLREAKIAVQLGQTVSKDDILSGYLNVVEFTGNVYGVGAAAHAYFGTTPDKLTVPQAALLAGMVNNPSLYNPYTHPDQATQRRNVVIDAMVGTRTLTPADGAAAKTAPLGVLPDGPDLPSSTCLGSTPDAGFLCQYAESYLLQSGFTADQLETGGYLIRTTMDPLVSRTVKQAVEANVPTTQDGVANTFAVIRPGQNTHEVLAMVANRNYGTDPAKGETSTNIVAAPSNVFGAGSSFKIFTSAAALETGKAGLETPLPNQAGGCFTQPGANRYTPQYCVQNDGVNYPNPISLRDGLATSPNVAFVNLEQQVGMPAVLDMARRLGLRTSLNTNDAGAKPDPSSPNPQYSEPQSQYFQNKLSFTLGNSPVSPLEMANVSATLMSGGTWCQPDPILSVTDRNGHDVAVKQPPCEQVVAPGLANTLLNGLSQDTITGTSAAAAAAAGWHHADFGKTGTTQQSESVAFIGGVDDYAVSSMVFADGPHPDEICPGTPVHLGSCGHGAFGGTVAAPPYFHAMSQILGGRPDTAIPAADPTYLRARS; this is translated from the coding sequence GTGCGTCTGTCTCGTGGTGTGCCCCGGCTCCTCGCCTACTGCGCGGTCGCCGGGCTCCTCGTCGCCGGGGTGGTGGCTCCCGTCGCGCTCGGCGCCGGGGTGCTGTCCAACCAGGTCGCCGACTCCGTGAACGGGATCTCGGCAGCGCTGGCGAACAGCGAGCAGCCCTTGGTGACGACGGTGACCGACCGTGACGGCAACCCGATCGCGACGCTGTACGACCAGTACCGCCTCCCGGTGACCGCGAACCAGATCTCCCCCGCGATGAAGGCGGCGATCGTCTCGATCGAGGACCGCCGGTTCTACGACGAGGGCGGCGTGGACGTGAAGGGCATGGTCCGCGCCGCGCTGCACGACTCCTCCGGCGGCAGCACCCAGGGCGGGTCGACGATCACCCAGCAGTACGTCAAGAACTACCTCATCAACGTCGTGGACCGGAACAACCGGGCCGACCAGCTGGCCGACCAGGCCGACACGATCGCGCGCAAGCTGCGTGAGGCGAAGATCGCCGTCCAGCTCGGACAGACGGTGTCCAAGGACGACATCCTCAGCGGCTACCTGAACGTGGTGGAGTTCACCGGCAACGTCTACGGCGTCGGCGCCGCCGCGCACGCCTACTTCGGCACCACGCCGGACAAGCTCACCGTGCCGCAGGCCGCGCTGCTCGCCGGCATGGTGAACAACCCCAGCCTGTACAACCCCTACACGCATCCGGACCAGGCCACGCAGCGCCGCAACGTCGTCATCGACGCGATGGTCGGCACGAGGACCCTGACCCCGGCGGACGGCGCCGCCGCGAAGACCGCGCCGCTCGGTGTGCTGCCCGACGGCCCGGACCTGCCCTCGAGCACCTGCCTGGGTTCCACGCCGGATGCGGGGTTCCTCTGCCAGTACGCCGAGAGCTACCTCCTCCAGTCCGGCTTCACCGCCGATCAGCTGGAGACCGGCGGCTACCTCATCCGCACGACGATGGACCCGCTGGTGAGCCGGACCGTCAAGCAGGCCGTGGAGGCGAACGTGCCGACCACGCAGGACGGCGTGGCGAACACCTTCGCGGTCATCCGGCCCGGGCAGAACACCCACGAGGTGCTGGCCATGGTCGCCAACCGCAACTACGGCACCGATCCGGCCAAGGGCGAGACGTCGACGAACATCGTCGCGGCTCCCAGCAACGTGTTCGGCGCCGGGTCGTCGTTCAAGATCTTCACCTCGGCGGCGGCGCTGGAGACCGGCAAGGCGGGCCTGGAAACGCCGTTGCCCAACCAGGCCGGCGGGTGCTTCACCCAGCCGGGCGCCAACCGTTACACGCCGCAGTACTGCGTGCAGAACGACGGCGTGAACTACCCGAACCCGATCTCGCTGCGCGACGGCCTCGCCACCTCACCGAACGTCGCCTTCGTCAACCTGGAACAGCAGGTCGGCATGCCGGCGGTACTGGACATGGCGCGCCGGCTGGGTCTGCGCACCAGCCTGAACACCAACGACGCCGGCGCGAAACCGGACCCGTCGTCGCCGAACCCGCAGTACAGCGAGCCGCAGTCGCAGTACTTCCAGAACAAGCTGTCGTTCACCCTGGGCAACAGCCCGGTGAGCCCGCTGGAGATGGCCAACGTGTCGGCGACGCTGATGAGCGGTGGCACGTGGTGCCAGCCGGACCCGATCCTGTCCGTCACCGACCGCAACGGACACGACGTCGCCGTGAAACAGCCGCCGTGCGAACAGGTGGTGGCACCGGGGCTGGCGAACACGCTGCTGAACGGGCTGAGCCAGGACACGATCACGGGCACGTCCGCCGCGGCCGCGGCCGCGGCCGGGTGGCACCACGCAGACTTCGGCAAGACCGGCACCACGCAGCAGAGCGAGTCGGTGGCGTTCATCGGCGGCGTCGACGACTACGCCGTGTCGTCCATGGTGTTCGCCGACGGCCCGCACCCCGATGAGATCTGCCCCGGCACGCCGGTGCACCTGGGCTCCTGCGGGCACGGCGCGTTCGGTGGCACGGTCGCGGCGCCGCCGTACTTCCACGCGATGAGCCAGATCCTGGGCGGCCGGCCGGACACCGCCATTCCCGCGGCCGATCCCACCTACCTGCGCGCCCGGTCCTAG